A single genomic interval of Daucus carota subsp. sativus chromosome 1, DH1 v3.0, whole genome shotgun sequence harbors:
- the LOC108204351 gene encoding 2-oxoisovalerate dehydrogenase subunit alpha 2, mitochondrial: MSVHLLKSRNVVSHFRSKLGFLAITNQPTCWNTNLNHHFHTCSRSILQNLESPHEFLCENRNSLCFHRWESTMAEKHLNVTEHAMDYPGGKVKFTSDMSFIPGSPEERIHCYRVLDEDGHIISSSNFIEIGKEVAVKMYMHMVTLQVMDTIFYEAQRQGRISFYLTCIGEEAINIASAAALNFEDLVFPQYREPGVLLWRGFTIQEFANQLLGNKADYGKGKQMPIHYGSNKHNYVTISSTVGTQVPQAVGAAYSLKMDGKDACTITYFGDGGSSTADFHAGLNFAAVMEAPVIFFCRNNGWAISTPVADQFRSDGIVSRGQAYGIRSIRVDGHDAVAIYTAVHEARQMAIKEGAPVLIEALTYRAGHHSTSDDSTRYRSAREIEWWRGSQDPVSRFRKYIERKGWWSSEAESDLRANTRKQIAEAVQFAEKTEKPPVAAIFQDVYDVVPSNLREQEKLLRETISRHSKDYPSDVPV; encoded by the exons ATGTCAGTTCATCTCTTGAAATCCAGGAACGTGGTCTCTCATTTCAGATCAAAGCTGGGTTTCTTGGCCATCACAAACCAGCCCACATGTTGGAATACTAATTTAAATCATCATTTTCACACTTGTTCAAGAAGTATACTACAAAATCTTGAAAGCCCACATGAATTTTTGTGTGAAAATCGAAACTCTTTGTGTTTTCATAGGTGGGAATCAACCATGGCAGAGAAGCATTTGAATGTCACTGAACAT GCTATGGATTACCCCGGAGGTAAAGTTAAATTTACATCAGATATGAGTTTTATACCAGGCTCTCCTGAGGAACGAATTCATTGCTACAGAGTACTTGATGAAGATGGTCATATTATTAGTTCTAGCAATTTTATAGAG ATTGGCAAAGAGGTTGCTGTGAAAATGTATATGCATATGGTTACTCTTCAAGTTATGGATACCATATTCTATGAAGCACAGAGGCAAGGAAGAATTTCCTTTTACCTGACTTGTATTGGTGAGGAAGCCATCAACATTGCATCTGCAGCCGCTCTCAACTTCGAAGACCTTGTCTTCCCCCAG tACAGGGAACCTGGAGTTTTGCTTTGGAGGGGATTTACCATTCAAGAATTCGCAAACCAATTACTTGGAAACAAAGCTGATTATGGAAAAGGCAAGCAGATGCCCATCCATTATGGCTCAAACAAACATAATTATGTTACTATTTCATCCACGGTTGG CACGCAAGTTCCCCAAGCTGTTGGCGCTGCATATTCGCTGAAGATGGATGGAAAGGATGCATGTACAATCACTTATTTTGGAGATGGAGGCAGTAGTACA GCCGATTTCCATGCTGGTTTAAACTTTGCGGCAGTGATGGAGGCCCCAGTTATATTTTTTTGCAGGAACAATGGATGGGCCATCAGCACCCCTGTTGCAGACCAGTTTAGAA GTGATGGTATTGTTAGTAGAGGACAGGCATATGGAATTCGTAGTATCCGTGTGGATGGACATGATGCAGTTGCTATATACACTGCTGTTCATGAAGCACGTCAAATGGCCATAAAGGAAGGCGCACCGGTTCTCATTGAG GCCCTTACCTACAGAGCAGGACACCATTCCACTTCAGATGACTCCACCAGATATCGTTCAGCCCGAGAAATTGAATGGTGGAGAGGCTCACAAGACCCTGTTTCTagatttagaaaatatattgaaaGGAAGGGTTGGTGGAGCAGTGAGGCAGAGTCAGATCTTCGTGCCAACACTAGAAAGCAG ATCGCAGAGGCAGTACAATTTGCAGAAAAAACGGAGAAACCCCCTGTTGCAGCCATTTTCCAAGATGTATACGATGTTGTCCCATCGAACCTTAGGGAACAGGAGAAGTTGCTCAGAGAAACGATCAGTAGACATTCAAAAGATTATCCCTCTGATGTACCTGTCTAA
- the LOC108204352 gene encoding SAL1 phosphatase: protein MGSMLLTDALGSLTRIPSTTISTKHTFSLLVKRTPIKRFFSSSIRAMSYDKELAAAVKAAALASRLCQKVQKALLQSDVHSKSDKSPVTVADYGSQVLVSFALEKELPAMAFSLVAEEDSGDLRKEEGKETLQRITELVNDTLASDGTYDVSPLTEENVLRAIDNGKSEGGSHGRHWVLDPIDGTKGFVRGDQYAIALGLLDEGKVVLGVLACPNLPLGSVNSKDPNDKVGCLFSAQIGGGTYMQSLDGSAPVKVHVSATENPEEASFFESYEAAHSSHDLSSSIAKKLGVKAPPVRIDSQAKYGALSRGDGAIYLRFPHKGYREKIWDHAAGYSVVTEAGGVVSDAGGNPLDFSKGRYLDLDTGIIVTNQKLMPSLLKAVKESLSENASAL from the exons ATGGGGAGTATGTTATTAACAGACGCACTGGGTTCGCTCACTCGAATACCTTCAACAACCATTTCTACAAAGCACACTTTCTCTTTACTTGTCAAAAGAACCCCAATTAAACGATTCTTTTCTTCTTCAATTAGGGCCATGTCCTACGACAAGGAACTCGCTGCTGCTGTCAAGGCTGCAGCTCTGGCTTCTCGCCTCTGTCAG AAGGTGCAAAAGGCATTGTTGCAATCAGACGTCCATTCTAAATCTGATAAAAGTCCAGTTACGGTGGCTGATTATG GTTCACAAGTTCTAGTCAGTTTTGCTttggagaaagaattaccagcAATGGCATTCTCGCTAGTGGCTGAAGAG GACTCTGGAGACCTCCGCAAGGAAGAAGGAAAAGAAACGCTACAACGAATAACAGAGCTTGTCAATGATACTCTCGCCAGCGATGGAACATATGATGTGTCTCCCTTAACGGAAGAAAATGTGCTTAGAGCCATTGACAACGGCAAGTCTGAAGGAGGTTCTCATGGACGGCATTGGGTTTTGGATCCAATTGATGGTACTAAAGG GTTTGTAAGGGGAGATCAATATGCAATAGCTCTAGGTTTGCTAGATGAAGGGAAAGTTGTTTTGGGTGTCCTAGCCTGTCCAAATCTTCCTCTAGGATCTGTTAACAGCAAAGATCCGAATGACAAAGTTGGTTGCCTTTTCTCTGCCCAAATTGGCGGTGGAACCTATATGCAGTCTCTTGATGGGTCTGCACCTGTAAAG GTCCATGTAAGTGCTACTGAAAATCCTGAAGAAGCATCCTTTTTTGAATCATATGAAGCAGCACACTCTTCCCATGACTTGTCTAGCTCCATTGCAAAG AAACTGGGTGTCAAAGCACCACCTGTCAGGATTGATAGTCAAGCTAAATATGGTGCTCTCTCCAGAGGAGATGGAGCAATATATCTGCGCTTCCCACATAAAGGTTACCGTGAAAAAATTTGGGACCATGCTGCTGGATACAGTGTTGTTACAG AAGCTGGAGGGGTTGTATCAGATGCTGGAGGGAACCCTCTAGACTTTTCCAAGGGAAGGTATCTTGATCTTGACACAGGTATAATTGTTACAAACCAGAAATTGATGCCTTCTCTCCTCAAGGCAGTCAAAGAATCTCTAAGCGAGAATGCTTCGGCTTTGTAA